The sequence below is a genomic window from Bombus huntii isolate Logan2020A chromosome 13, iyBomHunt1.1, whole genome shotgun sequence.
attagggttaggggcgtgaaacgaatcttcgtttgggttacacgttgtcgttatgcaatagagaagacattgactagtgcaaatacgattattatagagccggacaagtaaccgtggtagttaggcactcgagaaactaatgacaatgatcctaggttcaataacgaatccgcggtcgacgggatgatagatgaacgtactcacaaaatctacgTCGGATGCGtgatattcactggtcgtaaagggttactcctttcatcagtgagatcgcgaacgagaatgcctttcccgtcccgatgataccacagaggaaaactataatggggtgtgtttaaggatacgagatcatcggattcatcgagaaaagccttcgttcagaaagtaagggaaattgacgttgctgctaattggtcaatctccatatcggtggttagaaaaagatgctagccgccttcgagggaaagttgctagtgggagacgccgctcgttgaaaaatatgtctcccctatcttcccgtagttgggacaaagactgtttgtctgtttgaaggactttagttaactaaaccttaagatttataacgagccctcgggctagccgaacatgtactgcggagacgcatcgatatctggcaatcatcttactcgaagaatagggtctgcgtgtggcgagccacgggacagaaaccgttggaatgtttactgtcgcgtgtcgccacgaatatttcctttaaggagagctatagaattactccatacctttgctaggcaaagcgttcatcccgtgaccgcggctacgttcggcgactgactgtcgcctcgaggtcaagctcattatcacaactctcgaacaattacaatcggattgaataactacaattgttcaattacagactccggtgttctttcatctccgacatgtatattatttagttcttacatatacatattatcCTATCCTACATACgtgtatacaatataatatacaaatatttatgctATGACCCCTTGGTACATTTGTTCCTTAGTTCTTAGATATGATATTTTCAATCCAATTGACGAAGGAATACACCTTGGTATATACCGATGCTGCACCTACCGTTCCACATGGAACGATTCCCCAAGAAACGATTCCAATGAGTTCAGTTTTGCTACCGTTGAGGATCAAGGGACCGCCAGAGTCGcccttaaatgtataaaatttacCAATAGAGTTCCATGGAAATAGCAAGAAACTGAATAAATGTAAAAGTGGCTGATTCCTTACATTACACGCTGAAAAACCGCCAGTGAGCGGTCCAGTGCAAATGTTCGTCTCGTGCAAAGGAGATGGACCAGTGAGTTTCTCTATGGAATTTTTGCAAGTCTGCAGGTCGATGATTGGCAACTCGGCAGTTTGAAGTTTGTCAGGCATGTTTGGATTAGAGGTCCTAGATGTTGATCCCCAACCTGTCAAGACCGCTTTTCCCGATACTGTGTTCGACCTTGTTAGACTAATCGCTTTAACCGCGTTGTTCAGTTTCAGAGGCGATGCCAGTTTCAACAATGCGATGTCATATGGAGCTACATCTCTGAAATTATCACAATGATATTTCGGATTTGTGCAGAGTGTATGGTTCCATTCAGTTACGACTAGATCGTACGtgtttatattaaatttatacttttatgcATTTGAGcacaaataaagaaatttgtaTCTTTGAACTAAGGTATTGTCTCGTTCACTAATTATTCTAATccttataattttctatatctaatataatataagataGTAATATAAGACTATTGTAGGTGTAAACCATTATCTCTTACGTATGAAAATCATAGCGGAAAAATAAGATGTTAAGTCCATTATATTTTCGGTACAAAACAATTAAAGTGTGTTTTTCAAGTTTTTAAAATTCGACATCCTTGAGTTTTCTAGaagtatgttttatatttttcattattaattcAATGAAACGTATAGTTACCCCGTATATTTTTCGTGTATAAACGTCTTCACGACTTGGATACTTTGTTCAGTGCTTTCTGTCGTCTTCAAATTGTGTTTTCCAGCTTTCACGATAAAATCACCATAGGTTGGAACAGCCAGAACACAGTGTCCAGCTGTGACGATCCATTGATTATTCAGGATAGCTCCTCCGCAAAAGTGGGAGTAGCCAAACAGCCATCCCCATTGCAAAGAGACTTGCCATGGATATTGCCCAGGGGTAGCTTCGTGTCCTCCGACTATGCGACTATCGAACAATGGCACGGTAAAGCCACGGTAGGCCTTTGCTGTAAATGCaaagaaataatttgattttagatacaaatattttcctatttTGTGATAATTATAAAGAAACACCATCTGTAACATCGCTTGATATTACTGAGTAATAGgaactattttaatataattatttattataatcatTTAAAACGTTACCTTAATTTCATTAtcatgaaattataaataatttaatttcttttttaaggaATTTTTAAGAGAGTAAAACTAAAAGACTCTGACTGTCACTGATCTACGTTGAAAGTTCACTTACAATTGACGGTCGCTGCAAGCAGGGTAACGAGGATGATCACTTTGAGAGACATTTCGATGATTTGCTGTAGTGCATTCTGTCGAGAGAATATATACGGCTGTTATCGATATGGATTATCGCTGCTTATCGTCAAAATACATTTCGAGATCGTTGATGCGGAGATTAAAAAGATTTCACCGTCAAATTTTTTGTCATCTTTTCTTCCTACGATCGTCTTATCTGTTTTGTGCACGacagaaattttttataattgtgACACGAAAAAATTGGTTACAATCGGGTCGTGGACGCGTGTACTCCAATTGTGCTACTTTCCTCGTGTCAAATAccagataataataataataattagagCAGTCGTTAAATATGAAGCAATTTTCAGTATTGACAAGACATTTCGattttaaaacattatttccttttttcgaAACAGActttttatttgatatatgTGTCATCTTTGTTTCTCAATAACAATGAATTCCGAAAggcaataaaaaaataaaagtctCGTACATTGATTATAAAAATCGTTCTTACTGTTTTCGTTATGGCTTTCTGTTTAATCTCGATTAATCTTTCTGATATATTTAGATTGATTCGAATATGATCTCCGAGTTTCGACATCGATTAATTTCTAATGCCTGACTCTTGCTTATCGATCATTGCATTTGGATTGTAATTCAAATAAGAATGGAGGTTAAATTTAATGGTTTCTgattaacaaatttatttttagtatttcgtttattcaaaaaattctacattgtattttatgcaaGAATATTCTTGTTTTtggtattatttattatcatcaTAGAAATTTGCTATTGAATTCTGTGAAAAAATGTTGAAAGTAGAGGGTCAAAATCAAATTATTTCATGTGAGAGTGGATCCAATCGACGTAGGAGGCAACACGAGTGTAGACGGAAGGCATGTGGCTAGATCCACATGGTATAATACCCCATGAAACGATACCAACTTGTACAGACTTTCCATTAACCTTTTGGGCGAGTGGGCCACCAGAGTCACCCTGGAAACAAATCGAATAAATCCATTAATCTCTCGTTCAAAAATATCTCTAACTAATCAACTCATCTTCATTTGTAATCCTTAtaacattttctaattttaattcgAACTCTAATTCAATTCCATTGGATTTTTATCCTAAAAAATCAGAAACTAATCTCTCACTCTACTTTATCAATTCCATCTTTATCTCCAATTATTTTCCATCTCTATTCCGATTTTGATTCTAATCCCATTTTACTAGTTTCTTATCCTAAAAACTCTTTAACTAATCCCTcattctactttattaatttcatcttTAATTGTAATCATTTTCTATACATATTCCAATTTCATACTCACCCTCAACTAACAATTTCATAGTCAAACgcttataataatttaaaacgaTATGAGATATACTTACAGAACAAGCAGATACTTCTTTGCCAGCAATTCCAGAGCAGACCTGGGTGTCGTACAGTTCAGGTTTTTGTCCAATAACAGATCCGGAGGTGAGTTGTTTGTAACAGTCGTTGTTGTCGAGGATGGGTACAACAGCTTTCTGAAGAACGTTTGGCAAAGAGGGCTTAGAGGTCTTAGAGACTGATCCCCATCCAGAAAGGACAGCTTGTCCAGTTTGTTTCTGTCCTTGTTTGGGCAGGGTGATTGGTTGGACAAGGTCGTTCAGCTTCAAGGGCGTTGCCAATTCTAACAGAGCGATGTCGTGTTGCGCAACGCCACTATGAAACCATAGAGAAAAGTATGTTAATGGTATGAGCGATATGGTAGTTTATTTGCTTTAAAATAGTCAATCGATCGAAGGAGCCATTCATCTCGTATATCTTCTCCTTTACTTGAAGAATAAGAAATGATAAAACGAGATTACAAATTACTAGTGACAAAGtaaagatacaagaaagaaggtcGTTCGGTCACGTTCTCGAGAAAATTGGGTTCGCTTCTCAAGCATCTTTTAGAAATAGGAAGCAAGAGAGGGAGGGGAGCAACGTGGAAGCTGAGAAGACGAGGTCTTACTTTGTTCTTTAATTAATGAAATCTTATTTGTCTATGAGAgaagaaattctaaaatttttttaatgtagATACACGAGTAGTAGATACGTATTTCAGATGTTGAAATGAAGAATCATTTACGATAGGAACGATattaaggaaagaaaaatgatcGGCGAACAAAGCTTTCCATTGGTCAAATCTTTTCTCTCGCAATTTCAAAGTAACCATTCGAATAATCTTCAAACAATTCTTACCCTTTGTATCCACTGTGGACTATGCCTCTGGCAACCTGCACGATTTGTTGACTGGATTCATCCTTGTTCAATTCGTATTTGCCAGCGACAACCCTAGTTTTTCCAACTTTCATGACGCAGTGGCCAGCGGTCAAGATGTATTTTTCGTTCAGGATGGAACCACCGCAGGAGTGGCTGTATTGAGATAATGGTGGGACTCCCCATTGAATGGAAACTTGGTATTTGAATTCACCATGAGCGGCTGGAACACCATCGGTGATACGGGGCTGCAGGTTGGTGGGTATGGCCCAGCAGactataaaatatgtaatatactttaatatttatatatccaGATTGATATGCattttaaaatcttttctaatattttataagaattaagaaagaagaaagagaaaaaagtaTCCAACATCTTGAGTGAAATCTTGAATGAGATATTCTGAGATATCAATCTCTTGGTAAATTGATGTAAAAATAGTTAACTAAAATAAGGAAGAAGTTATGAATTTGTACTCTCTTACCCTGGAGGAGGAGAACGGCAGCCAGAATGCTTTTGATGAACATTGTTGTATGATTGCCTTAATACAACTTGAGAAATCAGAAGGAAATTACGATTTATATAGGATGCTACAGGTCGATATCTGGTgataattctaaattataatCGATAACGGATCCACTTGATGTTATTTTTACGTTCGATATGTTAACTTTAAGTTTACGTTTTAAAGAACGCAATGATTATCGCTTAATAtcgcaatcgtatttttgtcaATAATACTATGTTACTTTCTTTCATACAATTATATCGCACTAATTGATTATTTTTCCATTAGATATGGTTAGATAATAGATTCATTGTTGTATCGTGGCGCGTTTGTATCGGGGTTGAGTATTtcaattgttaaaaaatttttattaaatatagataca
It includes:
- the LOC126872614 gene encoding transmembrane protease serine 9-like, with product MFIKSILAAVLLLQVCWAIPTNLQPRITDGVPAAHGEFKYQVSIQWGVPPLSQYSHSCGGSILNEKYILTAGHCVMKVGKTRVVAGKYELNKDESSQQIVQVARGIVHSGYKGGVAQHDIALLELATPLKLNDLVQPITLPKQGQKQTGQAVLSGWGSVSKTSKPSLPNVLQKAVVPILDNNDCYKQLTSGSVIGQKPELYDTQVCSGIAGKEVSACSGDSGGPLAQKVNGKSVQVGIVSWGIIPCGSSHMPSVYTRVASYVDWIHSHMKNALQQIIEMSLKVIILVTLLAATVNSKAYRGFTVPLFDSRIVGGHEATPGQYPWQVSLQWGWLFGYSHFCGGAILNNQWIVTAGHCVLAVPTYGDFIVKAGKHNLKTTESTEQSIQVVKTFIHEKYTGDVAPYDIALLKLASPLKLNNAVKAISLTRSNTVSGKAVLTGWGSTSRTSNPNMPDKLQTAELPIIDLQTCKNSIEKLTGPSPLHETNICTGPLTGGFSACNGDSGGPLILNGSKTELIGIVSWGIVPCGTVGAASVYTKVYSFVNWIENIISKN